GCGTGAGCATCAACGCCCTGGCGCAGCCGGAAGCATTTCCCACTCGCCCCATCCGGATGATTGTGCCCACTGCGGCAGGCGGAAACATCGACATTTTGGCTCGCATTCTGGCCGAGCATATGAGCAAGGCTTGGGGGCAGCAGGTTGTCGTTGACTCAAAGCCCGGGGCAAACTCCATGCTGGCGACTACCGCAGTCGCGCGATCGCCTGCCGACGGGTACACGGTCCTCATGACGCTCAGCGGGTTCGTACAAAATCTGGTGCTACAACCGAATCCGCCCTACAAAGTCAACGACCTTGTACCGGTTTCCCAAGTTGCCTGGTTTCCCGTAGCCCTTGCTGCCAACGCGAAGCTTCCCGCAACGGACGTCGCTAGCGTAGTCAAGCTCGCAAAGGCGCAGCCCGACAAACTCAGCTTCGGCAGCTACGGCGTCGGTTCCGGCGGCCACATCATTGGCGAAGGCCTGAACAACCTTGCCGGCATTCGGATCAAACACGTTGGCTACAAAGGAGAGTCCCCAGCGTTCACCGATCTTGTCGGAGGAAACATTGAACTAGCCTACGGCTCTGTCGGCTTCTACGCTCACCAACTGAGCGGAGGCAAGGTACGTCTCATTGCGGTTGCCAGCCCTAATAGGCTCAAGACCTTCCCGAACGTGCCTACGTTCGCCGAAGCCGGATACCCGGAAATCAACATTCCTGGTTGGGGCGGTGTGTTCCTCCCGGCAAAGACTCCGCCGGCGATCGTTGAGAAGTACACCCAAGAGATTCGTCGGATTGTTGCGCTGCCCGAGGTCCAGAAGAAGATTCTCGAGATGGGTTTCGAACCAACCGGCACAACAAGCGCTCAATTTTCTGACCTTATTTCCAGCGACATCAAGCGTTGGGGCAAGATCGTCCGCGACAACAACATTAAGCTGGAATAAAGCTACAGGTCACACATCAGTATTTGGGACGCAAAGCTCACGCACTTGGCGGCCTCTCTCTGGATGAGCGAGCAACAGACTACGGTCCTCGCTCGCCCAACGCGAGAGATGGCAACTGCCGCAGAGGGGAAGCCCCCTCCCCGCCCCTGGACTATTCCACTCCCCTCTGGTCTAACCAGACCTTCCCGACGCTATTCCGGCCTTCAAGTGCGACCATCGCAGCCTGTGCCTGCGAAAACGAATAGCCCTGACCACCGAGCACCTGCAGCACTCCAGCAGAGTAAGCATCGTAGGAATCCTTTGTGAGTCTCTCGGCCAGCGCAAGATCTCGTTTCCGCACTTCTCCCCAAAGTACACCGTGAGCAGTTGCATTCTTTAGAAGCAGTCTATTGGCCGGAAGTTGGGTTAGTGTGCCGCCCGCGAAACCGATTATCAGATAGCGCGCCCCATATGCCAGGCAGCGCAGGCTTTGACCGCCAATCTCGCCCCCGACAGGATCGTAGACCACGTCAACGCCCTGCGGTGCCAGTTGCTTGACCATATCGACCCAGTCGTCCCTTCGATAGTCGACGACAGCATCTGCGCCTAGGCTAAGTGCGGCTTTAACCTTTTCTGCGCCACCCGCTGTACCGATAACTCGCGCGCCCAACCATTTCGCTAACGCAACAGCAGCGCTCCCAACTCCCCCTGCCGCTGCATGAACCAGCACCGTTTCCCCGGCCTTCAACTGCCCGACTTCCCTTAGCGCATAGAGCGATGTCGGGTAGTTGCTACGAAGTGCAAGTGCAGCCGCGTTCGAGACACCATCGGGAATAACGATGGCTTCCGATTTCTGTATGACTGCGAACTGAGCGTAGCCGCCCAAATGGCAAGAGCTGGCAACCCGGGTTCCAACCGCCAGCGGTCCACCCTCGCTCGCAACGTGGACCGGCCAGCCTTTCGTAGACATCTTCGAGCCATAATTTGTGGCAACCGAGGAGGTCAGTATGAGCGGCAAGCGGTACACGGATGAGTTCAAGATTGAGGCAGTCAAGCAAGTCACTGAGCGCGGTCATTCGGTGGCGGATGTGGCGCAGAGGTTGGGCATCACGACCCATAGCCTGTACGCCTGGAAGAGGAAGTTCGAGAAACCGGACGTCGTGCAGCGGGCCGAACTGGATCAGAACGCCGAGATTCGACGACTGAAGGCCGAGCTCAAGCGCGTGACAGAGGAGCGCGACATTCTAAAAAAAGCCGCCGCGTACTTTGCAAAGGGATAGCGGCAAGGTACGCATTCATGCGCTCCCACATCAGTGAATATTGCCTGCGCACGATGTGTCGGGTACTGGGCGTTCATCGTAGCGGTTACTACGTCTGGCAACGCCAGGCATCCAGCCCACGCCGGCGGGAGGATGATCGGCTGCTGGGTCTGATCAAGCATCACTGGTTGGCCAGCGGTGGCGTCTATGGCTACCGCAAGATCACGGTAGATCTGCGTGAATCTGGCGAAGCTTGCAGCCGTCACCGTGTGCATCGACTGATGAAAGGAGAAGGCCTGCGCGCACAGGTTGGTTACGGCAGCAAGCCACGCTATCGTGGCGGTCCGGTCGGCGTGGTGGCGAACGTCTTGAATCGAGAGTTCGCCCCCGATGCGCCGAACAAGGTCTGGGTCACCGACATCACGTACATCCGAACCTACGAAGGCTGGCTGTATCTGGCGGCAGTCATGGATTTGTACTCGCGTCAGATCGTTGGCTGGGCCACGCGATCAACGATGACCAGCGATCTGGTATTGCAGGCCTTGCTAGCCGCAGTCTGGAAACGCAAACCGAGGGCAGGTGTTATGGTGCATTCGGATCAGGGCAGCCAGTTCACCAGCGATGATTGGCAGTCATTCCTGAAGGCACACAACATGGTGCCGAGCATGAGTCGTCGCGGTAATTGTCACGATAACGCCGTTGCCGAGAGCTTCTTCAGTGCATTGAAGAAGGAGCGAATCAAGCGGCGCATCTACCCGAACAGGGCGACTGCTGCCACGGACGTATTCGATTACATTGAGATGTTCTATAACCCGATTCGCCGGCACGGTTCCGCCGGCGACCTGTCACCTGTAGAGTTTGAGCGGCGCTACGCGCTAAACGGCTCGTGAGTGTCTATGAAACTCTGGCCGGTCCAACGATCACGCCCGCTACCTCTGAGCCTGGGATGAAAGGCACCGCCGGCTTGACCTGATAGCGGCCGCGGACAATCAGCGTATCGCCGAACGCAAGTCCCGATGCCTCTACACGAATTAAATACTGGTCGGATTTCGGAACTGGCACTGGGACATCTCGTAACGCCATCGTTCCGGCGTCTGCGATGGTTTCGACTTGCCACGCCTGCATCTGCGAAATCTGCATTCTGCTCTCCTCCTGGACGACGATTCTATGAAGGGCATATCAGGCCTGACGCGCGTCAGTTCCCGACCTTGATGCGCCTTTGCATGAGCCATCGAAAACTGCCTCGCCGCTCATTTCATTATGGTTGAACCAATGATATCATCGACTACGGAGACTGACTCAACTGGAGTAGACATGACGATCAAAGGTAAGGCATGCATCGTGGGTGCTTACGAGCACCCAACACGCAAGGCACCGGATAAGACGGTTGCGCAGTTGCACGCAGAGTGCGCGAAGGGGGCACTGGAGGACGCAGGACTGACGCTGCAGGATGTTGACGGCTACTTTTGCGCAGGAGACGCTCCTGGCCTTGGCGCGAACAGCATGGCCGATTACCTCGGCCTCACGAACTTGCGGCATGTCGACACGACGGACACCGGAGGCTCCGCATATCTAATCCACGTCTCTCACGCAGCGCAAGCGATTGCGGCGGGCAAGTGCAACGTTGCGCTCATTACGCTCGCGGGGCGGCCCCGCACGGAAGGCGCCAGCGGTGTTGGCGTCGGCGCGCGACTGGTGACAGCTGCGACGCCCGATGCATCTTGGGAGATGCCCTATAGCCCGGTCACGGTGAACATGTACGCCCTTGCAGCGGCAAGGCATATGTACGAGTTCGGCACTACTTCCGAACAACTCGCATGGATCAAGGTGGCGGCTGCCACCCATGCGCAGCACAACCCGAATGCGATGCTCCGCGACCTCGTTAGCGTCGAGGATGTGCTCGGCTCAGCTCTGATCTCTGACCCGCTGCATAAACTTGACTGCTGCGTTGTCAGTGACGGTGGCGGCGCGCTTGTCGTAGCGCGACCCGAAATCGCCCGAAAGCTCAACCGTCCCATCGTGAAAGTACTGGGTGCGGGCGAGACGATCAAAGGCCAACTGGGCGGGAACGTCGACCTCACCTATTCCGGGGCAGCGGTGTCGGGACCGGTCGCCTTTGAAGAAGCCGGAATCAAGCCGTCTGACATCCAGTACGCATCAATCTACGACAGCTTCACCATCACCGTTCTGATGCAGTTGGAAGACCTTGGCTTCTGCAAGAAAGGCGAAGGTGGCAAGTTCGTCGCTGATGGAAATCTGATCTCCGGCGTAGGCAAGCTGCCCTTCAACACGGATGGCGGTGGCCTTTGCAACAACCACCCGGCAAACCGCGGTGGCATCACCAAAGTCATCGAGGCAGTCCGTCAGTTGCGCGGGGAGGCACATCCCAAGGTGCAAGTTCCCAACTGCACTCTCGCGCTTGCTCAAGGTACCGGCGGCCTCCTCGGTTCGCGCCACGGTAGCGCAACTCTCATCTTGGAAAGGGAATGAGCCATGACTACACCCCACGTTGATCGCCCTCTTGCTGCCCCAGTTGTTGACGCAAGCAACGAAAGCTACTGGCGCTATGCGCGTGAAGGCATGCTCAGCTCACGACGCTGCAAGTCTTGCAAGAAGCTGCATTGGTATCCTCGCGCCCTTTGTCCGTTCTGCCAAGGCGAAACGGAATGGGAATGCCTTTCGGGCAACGGCACAATCTACAGTGTCAGCGTAACCCGCAAAGCAGGGCCAATCCCCTATGCCATCGCATACGTTACGCTCGACGAGGGCCCGACGATGCTCACAAACATTGTCGACTGCGATTTGGATTCGCTGAAGATCGGACAGCGCGTGAAGGCTTGCTTCAAGCCTTCCGAAGGAGACAGTCCAATCCCGATGTTCACACCTGCTTAAAGCGAGGGAACATGGATACTCTCGACTTCGAAGTAGTGAACAACGTTGGCTGGATTCGCATGAATCGGGCCGCGAAGCACAATCCGTTTGATGCGGAGCTTCGCGCCGACCTGATGACCGTCTTGGAGCGTGTTCGAGACGATGCTGACATCAGGGTCCTCGTGCTTACGAGCCATCCTGGCTCATTCTGCGCGGGAGGGAATCTCCATGTTCTTCGAGACAACCTCGACTCTGGCCCCGCCTACTGGCAGCAGCGCATCAAGACCGGCCTTCGATTCATCCACGATATGTTGAATCTCGGTCGCCCAGTTATTGCTGCCGTAGACGGCCCGGCATTCGGAGCTGGATTCGCGTTGTCTCTGACAGCAGATATCGTGCTGGCAAGTCCTCGTGCACGCTTCTCTATGGCCTACCTCCGCCTTGGTCTGGTACCGGATCTCGGCGCGCTGTACCTTCTTCCCCGAGCAGTTGGACTGCAACGAGCCAAGGAGTTGATGTTCTCAACCCGAGAACTGGACGCGGAAGAGGCTCATCGCCTGGGGCTTGTGATGGAAGTACATGAGAGCGAGGCACTTGAGCAGCGTGCTCGAGAAATTGCCGAGAGCCTGGTCCAAGCTGCCCCGACCGCCCTCGCACTGACGAAGGCGGCGCTGAACGTTTCGTTGGATTCCGATGAGCAAACGATGTTTAGTCTCGAGGCGGCCAGCCAAGCTGCAGCTTTCTCGACGAAGGAACCGCGCGCTGCAATCGAAGCACTCCTGTCCAAACAACCTCCTCCGTTTCGCGGATTTCCACGGCGTTCGTAATCATGCGATCTCTCAAGAACAAGACGCTATTCGTCACCGGGGCGAGTCGCGGCATCGGCCTGGCAATCGCAAAGCGGGCGGCTCAAGATGGTGCGAACATCGTCATCGCAGCCAAATCCGCCGAGCCTCACCCCAAGCTACCAGGAACAATCTTCACAGCGGCTCGTGAAATCGAAGAGGCAGGCGGGACAGCTTTGCCTCTCGTCGTAGATATTCGTGACGAGCAACAAGTACAGTCGGCAGTGGACAAGGCCGTTGAACATTTCGGAGGGATTGACGTCTGCATCAACAACGCCAGTGCAATCAGCAAGACTGGCACATTGGCCACGGACATGAAACGGTTTGACTTGATGCATAGCATCAACACACGTGGCACGTATCTCGTCACGAGAACTTGCCTTCCGCACCTTCTGAAGTCATCCAACCCTCATGTCCTGATGCTCTCGCCTCCTCTGAATATGGAGGCGCGCTGGTTCTCGCCCAATGTCGCTTACACGATGGCGAAATTCGGCATGAGCATGTGCGTGCTCGGGATGGCCGGGGAGTTTCGTGGACAGGTGGCGATCAACGCTTTGTGGCCTCGGACCTTCGTTGGAACGGCGGCCGTCCAGAACATCTTGGGCGGCGAGACGACTATGAAGCGCACCCGTCACCCGGAGATCGTCGCCGACGCTGCCTATGCCATCCTGACGAAGGACACATCCTTCACCGGGAACTTCTGCGTCGACGAATCCGTCCTCCGTCAGGAAGGCGTTACCGATTTCAGCCAATACAGCGACTGCCCCGAATCCGACCTGATCCCGGACTCGTTCGTTTAATCCTCTCGTACCATTACACCAGGAGCAACCGACCCTGCTCCTTCCCCGCATCCCTCTGTTTTGCAATCGCGTTCGGAAGTCAGGACGCTCCGTCATGCGGGGCGTTCAGAACAGCGTGACAAGTATTGCGTCGTAACAATGGTCTGGTAGAACAGATTGCATCATCTCGAACCGGACCAATCAACAACTATAGGATTGGAGGAGACAAGATGACCACTAGACGACAGACGTTGGGATTGCTCTCGGCGTTAGCAATGGGATCCAGCTTCGCTCAGGGCCAGCGCTGGCCAAGCAAGCCGATTATGTTGGTCGTGCCTTTTCCGCCCGGTGGGCAGACAGACGCCGTCGCGCGCAGTGTAGCGCGCCAGTTGGAGACCACCCTCCGTCAGCCGGTTGTCATTGACAATCGGCCAGGGGCAAACTCGCTGATCGGCACCCAGCTGGTATCTCGATCCGCTCCGGACGGGTACACCCTGCTGTTCAATATGACGGCGCTGGTTAGTAATCCTATCCTGCAACCGAACGCTCGATACGATGCGCTCAAGGAGTTTGTCCCGATAGGTCGGATCTATGAGATCCCGGCAGTGTGGTCGGTACCCCCAAAGTCGGCACAGACACTCGAGCAATTTATCGGACTCGCCAAGAAGGCAAAGGACCCCCTCAGCTTCGCCACTACCGGCCATGCGTCGAGCTCACACTACTTCGGTGAAATGTTCGCGCGCGCCGCAGGCATTCGACTTAATCATGTGCCTTACAAAGGCGAAAGTCCCATCATACCGGACCTGATTGGTGGTCGGCTCGACGCCGCTGTCGTATCAAGCGCAACCGCATTGCAGTATGGCAAGGACGGCCGCATTCGAAATCTTGCAGTATCCGGATCTCACCGCTGGAAAGCCATTCCAGACGTGCCGACCTTCCTTGAACTTGGCGTTCCAGGAATGACAACCGAAACCTATGCGGGGATTTTTGCACCCGCTGGCACCCCACGCGTCGTTGTGGATCAATTACACGCGGCAATTACGACCGTATGTAAGACCCCAGAGTTGCAGCGTCAACTATTGGACAACGGCCTGGAAGTAGCGCCGACGCTGAGTCCAGATCAGTTTGAGGCACTCATGCGCAAATCTCGAAACGAGTGGCTGGCCATCAAGGAAAACAGCGCGATTCGGGTGGAATAGCGATGAGCAAATGCGCTCACGGAAGCACACTATGGCATCCGTGATGCGCATCTACGTGACCCGCAGAAGCCCACTCCATTCCAAACGAACAAAAAAAGGCGCCGCAAGGGCGCCAAAAGCATGAATGCGTGTAGGTGCTCAGAAGATATGCCGGATGCCCAATGCCGCACCAACCTGGCTGCTCTTGCCGGCACCGAGCAAGTACGCCCCGCTCGCAGCCGTAGTCGCCAGTCCGCCAAAGGCGAGCGCGACGTTCTTAGAGTAGGCCGTAGTCAAATAGACGTTAGTCCGTTTCGAGAAGTCATAGCTCGCCATGAAGCTGACTTGGTAAGGATTGGGTCGGTCAAGCTCTGCGCCGTTGTACTGCGCCCTGAGCGTGTGCAGCTTGTCGTAGTAATAAGCAAGCATCAGATTGACCTTCGGCGCGACCTGATAATTGACGCCAAACCAGAGGAAGTCGTCGCGCAGCGCCACGCTACCATTCGAGAACTCGTTGCGCCCCCACCGATAGCCGCCGGAGAATCGGAACTTTCCGAGGTTGTAGCCCGCGCCGATCGCTGCCTTTCGGAAGTTACCAATTCCGTTATCACCCAGCGTTGTGAGCGTCGGATAGAACTGATCGTACGCAATCGATGCGCCAAACTCACCTGCTGAGTACTCGAGCGAAGCGCCATAGCCAGCATTCGCCCTAATCTCCCCCGGAGTCTCGCCTGCACCGAACACACCATTCCCAAAAGTCCAGTGTAATCGTGCTCCGATGCTGCCTCGCTGGATGACATAGTTAACACTGTTGTCGTTTCTCAGATTCATACCCAAAAGAAACGACAACGGCTCATACATCGGCGCATACGCACTAGGCGAAAAGTTGGCCAGAGCGCGGAAGATGGTGCTGTATTGCCGCCCGAACGTCAGTTGACCGTACTCATCGCTGCTCACTCCAACAAACGTCTGTCGATCGTACAGCTTGTTTGCGTTGAACTGCGTGCCGGTATCCACGTTGAAGCCGCCTTCAACGGTGAAAATTCCCTTCAGCCCACCGCCGAGATCCTCCACCCCGCGCACGCCCCAACGGTTGCTGGCGAAGCCGCCGCCACTATTCCGGACGACGCTGCCTGATGCGCCACTGGCATTCGTCAACTTATTCACGTACTCGATGTTCGAATCGACCACGCCATACAACGTCACACTTGAGTGGGCATAGCCAGTACACAGCAACAGCCCCAGCGCCGTCGACGCAAGCAACGCTCTTTTCACCTTGTCTCCTCCGATTTTTTGCATGTCTCGCAAGGTCACCGCCTCGCTAGGAAGCGCTCAGGTGCAGATTTCCGATCTCTGCGCCTTGTCCGCCTCGCAGTGATTAAATATGATTGGTTGAACCATCGATATAGTGGAAAACCCCGCGCAATCACATCTTTACATTGGTTCAACCACTGCATAAGATTGAGCAGGCGCGCCTCATGTCAGGACAAGCGTGGAGCGCAGAAGATCAAGCTTTTGGTCATCGAACGTGCTCTGCACGCCCCCATTCGGCGAGTTCGAACTCGCGAGTTCACACCTTTTGCAGATGTCGTCATGAGTCAAACCGACCACCCTTCCCTGAAAGAAGTCATTCGCAGCCGCGCTTCGGAAGTTGGCTTCCCCACCGAGGCCACCAAAGAAGCGAGGTCGTGTTTGCTTAAGGACCTCCGTGCGCTGACGAGGTCCATCGTCGACGTTTCCTCCAGGCTGACGCAGACTCAGCGTCAGGCGCTTCTGGTCTCAGTTGTCGACGAATCGTTAGTGCGAGGGGACTATCAGTCGTCCGTCCTGCTTATGGCCGCGGGCAGTGAACTCTCCGTTCGATGGCCTAAGGAGCTCACGCAGTCCTTGGTCGCGGAAGCGAGCCGGCAGAGTCAGTTGTTTCGGTACCTCTTTTGGCTCGTAGTCAGGCGTTCTGCCTGACGAACTCACATTGAGACTATTCAACTGAATCGCGAGGAGACCTGATAGTGCGCAAGTGGCTTAGAACAACCGAGAGCATCGAGTTCGCCGTCAAAGGCCGTGTTGCATACGTGACCCTAAACAGGCCAGAATGCCGCAATGCACTGTCCCCCGAACTCCTCGCTGAGTACCGGTCAGCCCTGCTTGAAGCAGATGATCTCCGGGCTGTAAGTGCTATCGTCGTTGCTGGAAACGGCAAGGATTTTTGTGCCGGCTATGACATGAAGGGAGCCTATGCCCGTTACGCATCCGAGCACGGCGATGAAGCGAGCCCTTATCGAACCGGAATCGGTTCTTTTGACGATGACTCCTGGAAGCTGGAACGCTCCCAGGAAATGCTGCGGACCCCCTTTGACATTCATAAACCTGTCATTGCGAAGGTTCACGGGAACTGCGTCGCGGGTGGGACCGACTTAGCTCTATACTGCGACATGATCATCGCAGCCGACAACGCCCGCATTGGGTTTCCCGCGACACGTGCAATGGGCTCCCCGCCCAACCACATGTGGATCTACAACGTCGGCCCGCAATGGGCGAAAAGGCTATTGCTAACTGGCGACGTACTTTTAGGCAAGGATGCAGCAAAGATCGGCCTTGCTGTGAGTTCGATCCCCGAAAGCGACCTCGACCAAGAAGTGGAGCGACTTGCCAACAGCATTGGTTCGCTGGACCCTGAGCTGCTTGCCTGCAACAAGCGAATCGTTAACCTGGCTCTCGAAGTTGGCGGCGCCTCTGTGCTTCAGCGCCTGGCTGCCGAAATGGACGCGAGAGCCCATCTCACACGTGCCAAGGCCGAATTTGACGAAGATGTTCGTGCCCTTGGATTCAAGGGTGCAGCAGAGAAGCGCGACAAGCCCTTCGGTGACGGCGTCGCAAGGCTGAGTTGGTAGTCGCTGCGTACGCACCAGCGAACAGGTAGCCCAAGATTCTAGAAGCTCCTGACGACGGCGCCAACCGCCCCGTCCCGCGGTACGGACGCCATCGTCTGTACCGCGGTAGTCACCAGAATTATCCCAATCCCGATGAAGCACGGGCTGGCGGGTTCTCCGAGCGCCACCTCTCAAGACTGCTTTGCACCATATGGGCCGCACGCTCCCAAGCCGACATCGGTGCGCTGATCAACTCGATGTCGAACTCGCTAACACTTCGGAACTCAAGAATTTCAACACCCTGCGGACCAGGCGTATAACCGTAGACGGTATGTGCCGGCACAAAGAAGCCATCGCCACAACCGAGCACCTGCGTACCATAGCGGATCTCACCGGAGATTACGTAATACAAGCAGTCCGTATCGTGCGAGTGCGCAGGTAGCCGGAAGCCGCTCTTGAACCAAGAGTAGACGAGGCTGAAGCCATTTTCCGCTTGGAAGAGCAGCCTCGATACAGACCCTTCCTTGACACCTTGCGCAAAGACCGGGTTGAGCTCCGCCCTTTCCGGGGGCAACGGCTTAAAATGCATCGCGCCGGACTCGAGAAGGTCCTGTGCATCTGCGGCATGGAAGAACTGTATCCGTTTGGGTCGCCGATGTTCCGAGGAACTCGTACTAGTCTTTTCAGTCGCCATAGTTGTCTCCCTCCTGACAAAACCTTTCATCAGACCAGGGGACTTCGTCCCCCATGCTGGGCTAGACAGCTCTTTTTTCAAGCTCTCGGGCTATCACTTCCTTCATAATCTCGTTGGTCCCTGCAAGGATGCGGTGGATTCTCACGTTTTGATACAGCCGAGCAATCGGATACTCGAGCATGAATCCTGCTCCACCGTGGAGCTGCACGCACTCGTCGACGACCTGGCCGCAAGCATCGGTGATCCACCACTTGGCCATGGCCGCTATCTCGCTGCTCAGTTGGCCTTCCAGGAGACTGGCACTGCAATGGCTGAGCATCGCCTTCGCGAGCGTCAACTTCGTTTCACACTCGGCTAGTTTGAACCGCGTATTCTGCATGGACAGCAAGGTCTGACCGAATACTTTTCTGTCCGCAGCAAATTTCAAGGTCTCTTCGATGGCTCGCTCCATACATGCCATCGACATGAAGGCGGTAATCACGCGTTCTCGACTCAACTCTTTCATGAGTTGCTTGAATCCTTGTCCTTCTACGTTGCCGAGAAGGTTGGCTTGGGGAACTCTCACATCGTCAAAAAACAGCTCTGCTGTGTCCTGCGAATGAAGTCCCACTTTCGATAGGGTTCGTCCGCGCCGGAAACCCTCTACCTTGTCTGTTTCGACAACGATGATCGAAATGCCCTTCGCTCCCAAGTTAGGATCCGTCTTAACTACGACGCAAATGAGGTTTGCTGTGCTGCCGTTAGTGATGTAGGTCTTCGCGCCGTTGATGACGTAATCACCGCCCTCCTTCCGAGCCGCCGTACGAATGCTCTGCACGTCAGACCCCGCGCCGGGCTCAGTAATGGCAAGCCCTCCGACTAACTCTCCCTTGGCCATCTTCGGCAACCACTCCTGCTTTTGCTGCTCAGAAGCGAAGTTGTGGATGTAATGTGCGACGATTCCACTATGGAGTGAATTGCCCAGCCCAGGGCATAGCATGCGACCTTGCTCAGCGAAGATGACGGCCTCATGCAGGAAGTTACCTCCCCCGCCGCCGTACTCTTCGGGAATGCCGACGCAAAGAAGGCCGGCCTCCGCTGCCTTGTACCAAACGTCCCGGTCAACACATTGCTGTTGGGCCCACCGCTCTTCATGCGGAAGAAGTTCCGCCTCGTAGAATCGCCTTGCGCTGTCGCGCAGAGTCTCCAGCTCGGGATTCATCCATGGTGCGTTCTGCATGGTTGTTCCTTGTCTTCTCAGCTAGCCCGTTCTTCTGGCATGTTGGCGCGCTCCTGCATCCTGCGCCAATCAATCTTCCCTGTCGGCGACCGTAGCAATCGGTCGGTAAAGATGATCTCTCGCGGGCATTTGTAGGCCGCCATATTCGATCGCGACCATTCAGTCAGTTCTTCCTCGGTGAGCGATGCGCCGTTGCGCACGACCACGAGCGCCCGGACTCGCTCGCCGCGGCGCTCGTCTGTGACCGCAATGACGCAGGCCTCCTGGATAGCTGGGTGACTATGCAGTAGTGATTCGACCTCGGCAGGCCAGACCTTGTAGCCCCCGACGTTGATCATTCGCTTGAGGCGGTCCACCAGGAAGTAATAGCCGTCCTCATCACGCACGGCAAGATCACCCGTTCGCAGCCATCGTTTTCCACCCCGCTCCACGTACGACTCGCGGTTAGCAGGCTCGTTATTCCAGTAGCCGTGAGGGCTTACTTGGTCGCCCGAAATCCACAACTCTCCGCTCTCCGTCGTGGGCCCGTCCGGGTAGAACTCCAACGTCGCAGGGTCGACCAGCGCAGCACTTACACCAAAGGTCGGGATACCTAAGCATTGGCGCTTTGGGCGTTGTAGCGGCGTGGCCATAACCATGGCCGCAGTTTCTGTCATCCCGTAACCTTCCATGTAATGAATCCTTAGCTCCTCCGATAACCGCTTGTTAACGGCCTCCGGCAGCGCTGCACCACCGCCGTTGATGAGGGCGAGACTTTCGAGCGCACTATCCGGCAAGTTCGGCAGACCGAGCAGGTCCAACAGCATTGGGGGAGCAGCGCCCCATCGATTCACTCTGTACCGGGCGATGAGTTCGGCCGCTTTGCGTGCATCCCAGCGTGGAAGAAGCACAGAGGTCGCGCCAAGGTGGATCGCAGTGTTGACGAGCGACTGGAGCCCAAGCATATGAAACATCGGGGCTGCACCAAGGAAGACGGTCTCGGTCGTGTCCCCGCGCCAGTTTGCCGCCGTTACAGCAGCTGTCATCAGCGAATAGTGAGTATGCGTGCAGCCCTTCGGATGCGCCGTGGTGCCCGAGGTGTAAGCGATGAGGCAA
This genomic interval from Cupriavidus metallidurans CH34 contains the following:
- a CDS encoding SDR family oxidoreductase, which translates into the protein MRSLKNKTLFVTGASRGIGLAIAKRAAQDGANIVIAAKSAEPHPKLPGTIFTAAREIEEAGGTALPLVVDIRDEQQVQSAVDKAVEHFGGIDVCINNASAISKTGTLATDMKRFDLMHSINTRGTYLVTRTCLPHLLKSSNPHVLMLSPPLNMEARWFSPNVAYTMAKFGMSMCVLGMAGEFRGQVAINALWPRTFVGTAAVQNILGGETTMKRTRHPEIVADAAYAILTKDTSFTGNFCVDESVLRQEGVTDFSQYSDCPESDLIPDSFV
- a CDS encoding porin, with product MQKIGGDKVKRALLASTALGLLLCTGYAHSSVTLYGVVDSNIEYVNKLTNASGASGSVVRNSGGGFASNRWGVRGVEDLGGGLKGIFTVEGGFNVDTGTQFNANKLYDRQTFVGVSSDEYGQLTFGRQYSTIFRALANFSPSAYAPMYEPLSFLLGMNLRNDNSVNYVIQRGSIGARLHWTFGNGVFGAGETPGEIRANAGYGASLEYSAGEFGASIAYDQFYPTLTTLGDNGIGNFRKAAIGAGYNLGKFRFSGGYRWGRNEFSNGSVALRDDFLWFGVNYQVAPKVNLMLAYYYDKLHTLRAQYNGAELDRPNPYQVSFMASYDFSKRTNVYLTTAYSKNVALAFGGLATTAASGAYLLGAGKSSQVGAALGIRHIF
- a CDS encoding acyl-CoA dehydrogenase family protein; its protein translation is MQNAPWMNPELETLRDSARRFYEAELLPHEERWAQQQCVDRDVWYKAAEAGLLCVGIPEEYGGGGGNFLHEAVIFAEQGRMLCPGLGNSLHSGIVAHYIHNFASEQQKQEWLPKMAKGELVGGLAITEPGAGSDVQSIRTAARKEGGDYVINGAKTYITNGSTANLICVVVKTDPNLGAKGISIIVVETDKVEGFRRGRTLSKVGLHSQDTAELFFDDVRVPQANLLGNVEGQGFKQLMKELSRERVITAFMSMACMERAIEETLKFAADRKVFGQTLLSMQNTRFKLAECETKLTLAKAMLSHCSASLLEGQLSSEIAAMAKWWITDACGQVVDECVQLHGGAGFMLEYPIARLYQNVRIHRILAGTNEIMKEVIARELEKRAV
- a CDS encoding Bug family tripartite tricarboxylate transporter substrate binding protein produces the protein MTTRRQTLGLLSALAMGSSFAQGQRWPSKPIMLVVPFPPGGQTDAVARSVARQLETTLRQPVVIDNRPGANSLIGTQLVSRSAPDGYTLLFNMTALVSNPILQPNARYDALKEFVPIGRIYEIPAVWSVPPKSAQTLEQFIGLAKKAKDPLSFATTGHASSSHYFGEMFARAAGIRLNHVPYKGESPIIPDLIGGRLDAAVVSSATALQYGKDGRIRNLAVSGSHRWKAIPDVPTFLELGVPGMTTETYAGIFAPAGTPRVVVDQLHAAITTVCKTPELQRQLLDNGLEVAPTLSPDQFEALMRKSRNEWLAIKENSAIRVE
- a CDS encoding crotonase/enoyl-CoA hydratase family protein; translation: MRKWLRTTESIEFAVKGRVAYVTLNRPECRNALSPELLAEYRSALLEADDLRAVSAIVVAGNGKDFCAGYDMKGAYARYASEHGDEASPYRTGIGSFDDDSWKLERSQEMLRTPFDIHKPVIAKVHGNCVAGGTDLALYCDMIIAADNARIGFPATRAMGSPPNHMWIYNVGPQWAKRLLLTGDVLLGKDAAKIGLAVSSIPESDLDQEVERLANSIGSLDPELLACNKRIVNLALEVGGASVLQRLAAEMDARAHLTRAKAEFDEDVRALGFKGAAEKRDKPFGDGVARLSW
- a CDS encoding cupin domain-containing protein, encoding MATEKTSTSSSEHRRPKRIQFFHAADAQDLLESGAMHFKPLPPERAELNPVFAQGVKEGSVSRLLFQAENGFSLVYSWFKSGFRLPAHSHDTDCLYYVISGEIRYGTQVLGCGDGFFVPAHTVYGYTPGPQGVEILEFRSVSEFDIELISAPMSAWERAAHMVQSSLERWRSENPPARASSGLG